A genomic stretch from Candidatus Margulisiibacteriota bacterium includes:
- a CDS encoding nucleotidyltransferase domain-containing protein, with protein MSITIEENHLLLIRKILANSDFRDAAVYIFGSRATGKARQYSDLDIAVDNFGQPLPPRTLLRLSIDFDNSLLPYKVDVVDLNNISPEFQSIIKKDLVRFN; from the coding sequence ATGAGTATTACTATAGAAGAAAACCACCTGCTTTTGATTAGAAAAATTTTGGCTAATTCAGATTTTCGAGACGCCGCTGTTTATATTTTTGGCTCCCGAGCCACCGGCAAGGCACGCCAATATTCCGATTTGGATATTGCCGTAGACAATTTCGGACAGCCGTTGCCGCCCAGAACTTTACTGCGATTGAGCATAGATTTTGATAATTCTTTATTGCCCTATAAAGTTGATGTTGTGGATTTGAACAATATATCGCCGGAATTTCAATCGATTATAAAAAAAGATTTAGTGCGGTTTAATTAG
- a CDS encoding YraN family protein, translated as MRIVGAKGEKIAVDFLLSQGYQILAKNYACRGGEIDLVTAEKLPDKNVLAFVEVKYYKENSLRDLRAAVDPAKQKRIIRTARHYLQANKLNDSYVRFDAVLISFSPNNAVQNIELIKDAFRS; from the coding sequence ATGCGTATCGTCGGCGCCAAAGGCGAAAAAATTGCCGTGGATTTTTTGTTATCCCAGGGCTATCAAATACTCGCCAAAAATTATGCCTGCCGCGGCGGTGAAATCGACCTTGTCACTGCGGAAAAACTGCCGGACAAAAATGTCCTTGCCTTTGTCGAGGTAAAGTATTATAAAGAGAATTCCCTGCGCGATCTGCGGGCGGCGGTCGATCCGGCCAAACAAAAAAGGATTATCCGCACCGCGCGGCATTATCTGCAGGCCAATAAATTGAATGATAGTTATGTGCGGTTTGACGCGGTTTTGATTTCTTTCAGCCCGAACAACGCTGTGCAAAACATCGAGTTAATAAAAGACGCTTTTAGAAGTTAA
- a CDS encoding nucleotidyltransferase substrate binding protein, whose amino-acid sequence MSNEKGLLLNDLGKWEEYRKIRNMTSHTYAETKANLVISVVPEFLREAEFLLEQLQQKLTEL is encoded by the coding sequence TTGTCCAATGAAAAGGGGTTGTTGTTGAATGATCTGGGCAAATGGGAAGAGTACAGAAAGATCAGAAATATGACCAGCCATACATATGCTGAAACAAAAGCTAATTTGGTTATTTCAGTGGTTCCGGAATTTCTTCGAGAGGCGGAGTTCTTGCTGGAGCAATTACAGCAAAAACTTACAGAGCTATGA